The DNA segment TCTTCGCGAACTGGAGAAAGGTAATCTCGATATAGTCGTCGGATCGATGCCCCTGACCGGACAGCCGGGCGTAGAAGTCTTTCCGATCTACAGAGAAGCTCTTGTTCCGATCGCGCCTCCGGGTCACATCCTCACCAGGCAGAGTGTCGTTGATCCTGCCGAGCTGGCAGGCCATCCATTTATATCTTTTCACAAGGAGTCGGTAACAAGGAAGATCATAGAGGATGCTCTCGAAAAGATCGGAATATCTCTTGAAATAACTATGGCCATAGACTCCCAGGAAGCGATCAGGAATCTTGTCGCATCCGGGTTCGGCCTTTCGATACTGCCGGAATGGACAGTCAACGAGTACATAAAAAAAGGTACGGTCTCGGGACTGAACGTAAAAGGGTTGAGAATGGAAAGAAGGCTCGGGTTGATCGTTCCGGCGGGAAGATATATATCCTCGACAGTGCGTGCCTTCCTCGATGTACTTCGAAAAGGCCTCGGAATAGATCTGCCGGACAGATTGTGCAGAAAAGGAGATGATAAGAAATGAGACAGAGGATTGAAATTGCGAGAGAGGCGATCCTGTCGGCCGGATCCCTGATACGGGAGACTTTCGGAAGAGAGATTTCGGGGCAGGTCGAGGAAAAGGACAGGAATGATTTTGTCACGCAGTCCGACTGGCTCAGCGAGAAGATGATATCCGAGACTCTGCTGAGGTCATTCCCCGAGATCGGGATACTCGGCGAGGAGAGCGCGGGACGTATGGACGCTGATGAATACTGGATAATCGATCCCCTTGACGGGACAACCAATTTTATCCATGGTTATCCTTCCATAGGGCTGAGTGTAGCCCTGGTCAGGGAGAACGAGGTCGTCCTCGCCCTCGTGTTCGACCCGCTGAGGGAGGAATTGTTCGAAGCCAGCAGAGGAGGAGGGGCTTTCTGCAACGAGCGGGAGATTCATGTGTCAGGGGCAGGATCTCTTCAGGAATCGCTTCTCGGTACGGGCTTCCCCTTCAAGGCTCAGCAGCACCTGGAGAAATATCTCGAATCGTTCAAAGAGATCTTCTCTTTGTGTCGGGGGGTGAGGAGAGCAGGAGCTGCGGTCCTCGACCTGAG comes from the Candidatus Latescibacterota bacterium genome and includes:
- a CDS encoding LysR family transcriptional regulator produces the protein MELRNLKYLVSLEEEGSITAAAAANFVTQPAVSIQLKKLQEGLGTKLFETEGRKVRFTEAGKTVLQYARRYIDLENQLLKEMMDLQGLRKGRLSLGIIDAASIYVLPGIFSRFHELYPGIDVNLEVSSTMPLLRELEKGNLDIVVGSMPLTGQPGVEVFPIYREALVPIAPPGHILTRQSVVDPAELAGHPFISFHKESVTRKIIEDALEKIGISLEITMAIDSQEAIRNLVASGFGLSILPEWTVNEYIKKGTVSGLNVKGLRMERRLGLIVPAGRYISSTVRAFLDVLRKGLGIDLPDRLCRKGDDKK
- a CDS encoding inositol monophosphatase encodes the protein MRQRIEIAREAILSAGSLIRETFGREISGQVEEKDRNDFVTQSDWLSEKMISETLLRSFPEIGILGEESAGRMDADEYWIIDPLDGTTNFIHGYPSIGLSVALVRENEVVLALVFDPLREELFEASRGGGAFCNEREIHVSGAGSLQESLLGTGFPFKAQQHLEKYLESFKEIFSLCRGVRRAGAAVLDLSHVAAGRLDGFWELHLKPWDMAAGALLIREAGGLVTDLFGGGSFISAGNIVAGNPSIHGKILEITEQIFDREEVAELACDFIDI